One window from the genome of Rubinisphaera margarita encodes:
- the dpdJ gene encoding protein DpdJ translates to MKVDDHRLEFLNSLERAEARLLSWGLVDGSFSADEIGDLCEIYLEDNDLWTLYEDEDEFQDVLEEIGFLYEFQDGMRHRYRTRMAETLRLLSRLRQLFPKHMNTGNRKWQTAKPLVGDFRFMLRPRTVPQRNVSIDETLARIEQSRKLSALQKNVLSALLSSPNDDQMQLASFQVRAAENVLGQLNMNRCSGTIVCAGTGSGKTLSFYLPAFLSIAESIDSNYWTRCLAIYPRNELLKDQLAEAYGQARKIDSLLQANGKRKLTIATLFGATPEHEGYFDYAEPPAGWTRTNGGDICPFLTCPTRSCQGQMIWRAEDRNSNVHRLCCSRCSASTAHDELILTRQRLQHTPADILFTTTEMLNQRIGDSTMAHVFGVGAARNRTPKMVLLDEVHTYSGVSGAQTAMLLRRWKHAADVRPHFVGLSATLADARKFFATLIGESDSRVEEISPHPTELDRMGMEYLVALRGDPASQSSLLSTSIQTAMLLRRTLDARNNNTAPQSEVYGSKEFVFTDDLDVTNRMFYNLRDAEGQDSWGRPDVQTHPNGSLANLRNPQAPDERLRAQFGQSWDLCTKLGHRLQDGTSDLRIERTSSQDSGVATDADIIVATASLEVGFNDPEVNVVLQHKAPRDPAQFLQRKGRAGRRIEMRPWTIVTLSDYGRDRLAWESFDLLFDPALSPRELPVSNRYVLRMQMVFAFFDWIATRLRTQAGMPKGSVYRDFSGPAEKILQNSKKIADMKQRQRAAVAIIEGLLFREEGYHELVRYLSNALKQTEETIEVLVWDPPRALMNAALPTLLRRLNSNWKVVDKDPPVFDNFVGNNPLPEFVPAQLFGDLNLPEVTLRSPPQDLRSLERVDVLPILQAMREFAPGRVSRRFGVLNSHARHWVQPGDLSIDGDQPLELGNIVSRYDEIGSFDRFDANGNSQSIRCVRPREMRLVVPERRVADSTNAMLSWNTQVCPLVPGTSVDLPSPSRWSSVVTGMELFVHNLNNPLEVRRFATQSKATINFDNGQTNETTLSFIADRGDDTDSNQVPVGIGFAIDVDGLVVRFAVPEDLAGRLLHNPAMLRCLRVSKFRDAVAEDPTLERFASFFELRWLSQVYLSALVTSAIERDVTLQESWQASSSDSTILNFNEVLGVIFQSLAVSSQSDQDGEQSESLDDVQQQLQKDLEQLLEDPIIIDSLHGHAPVLWETPNSAWTPWLTRKFKTTLGAAILDGIQQVCSDLDSNDLLLDVEPGPRPTIAVPRTGESEEVWITEKTVGGGGIIESFLIRYGEDPRRFFDLVENALRPSDYEIADQQLTILLDWMNSPDQVEVKDKVSAYRVASTENHRAHADAFDDLRKTLDKKGLFTCHGVIAAIANRILRPGSNEDTDALLHKMISRWGTLEDNLDVEIDPRIMAYLESANDLIDNVMRDPSDNAIEANRRQWRFNTLLSLLWPRGGVSRSARLVVYNPYDSLPETEHDLVHLFLIGEATRVNIDDEDWSQKARDCLIKDSEIILVGKPDELPVLRRALMDLMTVPIDSGYMLLHPKVGRVDRRVESIEISLSLPEGVQ, encoded by the coding sequence GTGAAGGTAGACGACCATCGACTCGAATTTCTGAACTCGCTTGAACGCGCCGAAGCAAGGCTTCTGTCGTGGGGGCTTGTCGATGGTTCGTTTAGTGCAGACGAGATTGGCGATCTTTGTGAAATCTACCTCGAAGACAACGATCTTTGGACGTTGTACGAGGACGAGGATGAGTTTCAAGATGTTTTAGAGGAGATTGGTTTCCTTTACGAGTTCCAAGACGGAATGCGGCATCGCTATCGCACTCGGATGGCTGAGACGCTCCGATTGCTGTCAAGACTTCGTCAACTATTCCCAAAGCACATGAATACGGGCAACCGGAAATGGCAAACGGCAAAGCCACTTGTGGGTGATTTCAGGTTTATGCTGCGTCCTCGAACCGTGCCGCAGCGGAACGTCTCTATAGACGAAACATTAGCCCGGATCGAGCAATCAAGGAAGCTTTCAGCGCTTCAGAAAAATGTTTTGTCGGCCTTGCTGTCATCGCCAAACGATGATCAGATGCAGCTTGCATCTTTTCAAGTTCGTGCGGCCGAGAACGTTCTGGGCCAATTGAATATGAACAGGTGCTCAGGAACGATCGTTTGTGCCGGCACAGGTAGCGGAAAAACGCTGTCGTTCTACTTGCCAGCGTTCCTTTCGATCGCCGAGTCCATCGACAGCAATTATTGGACGCGATGTCTGGCAATCTATCCGCGTAACGAACTGCTCAAAGATCAACTCGCCGAGGCGTATGGCCAAGCTAGAAAAATTGATTCGCTCTTGCAGGCCAACGGAAAACGCAAACTGACAATTGCAACTTTGTTCGGTGCGACGCCTGAACATGAAGGCTACTTTGACTATGCAGAACCACCAGCAGGCTGGACTCGCACGAATGGTGGCGACATATGTCCTTTTCTTACTTGTCCAACCAGATCTTGCCAAGGCCAGATGATTTGGCGGGCTGAAGATCGGAACAGCAATGTGCATCGACTGTGCTGCTCTCGTTGCTCAGCAAGCACGGCGCACGACGAGCTAATCTTGACTCGTCAGCGTTTGCAGCATACTCCCGCCGACATTCTATTCACGACCACGGAGATGTTGAATCAACGTATTGGTGATTCGACCATGGCACACGTGTTCGGTGTCGGTGCAGCGAGAAACAGAACACCGAAGATGGTACTGCTGGACGAGGTGCATACTTACTCTGGGGTTTCCGGGGCGCAAACCGCGATGCTGCTTCGTCGTTGGAAGCATGCCGCCGACGTGCGCCCACACTTCGTGGGCCTGTCAGCGACGTTGGCCGACGCGCGAAAGTTCTTTGCAACTCTGATTGGGGAATCCGATTCACGTGTCGAGGAAATTTCCCCTCATCCGACGGAATTGGATCGTATGGGAATGGAGTACCTAGTCGCTCTACGTGGAGATCCGGCGAGCCAAAGTTCATTACTGTCGACGTCAATCCAAACAGCGATGCTACTGCGACGAACGCTTGACGCACGGAACAACAACACGGCACCACAGTCCGAAGTCTACGGGTCGAAAGAGTTCGTGTTCACGGACGACCTCGACGTAACGAACCGGATGTTTTACAACCTGCGGGACGCAGAAGGACAAGACAGTTGGGGCCGCCCCGATGTTCAGACGCATCCTAACGGCTCGCTTGCGAACTTACGGAACCCGCAAGCTCCCGATGAGCGGCTAAGAGCGCAGTTCGGGCAATCTTGGGACCTTTGCACGAAACTAGGCCATCGGCTTCAGGATGGGACTTCCGATCTGCGAATTGAGCGTACGAGTTCACAGGACTCTGGCGTTGCGACCGATGCCGACATCATCGTGGCGACCGCGTCACTGGAGGTTGGTTTCAACGATCCCGAAGTAAACGTTGTTTTGCAACACAAGGCACCAAGAGATCCCGCCCAATTTCTGCAACGAAAAGGGCGTGCTGGTCGGCGCATTGAAATGCGACCCTGGACTATCGTAACGCTCTCCGATTACGGCCGAGATCGGTTGGCTTGGGAAAGCTTTGACTTGCTTTTTGACCCTGCACTGTCGCCTCGAGAATTGCCCGTCAGCAATCGCTACGTTCTGCGTATGCAGATGGTATTCGCCTTTTTCGATTGGATCGCAACACGTTTGCGAACGCAAGCAGGGATGCCAAAAGGCAGCGTCTATCGCGATTTTTCAGGACCGGCAGAGAAGATCCTGCAAAACTCCAAGAAGATCGCTGACATGAAACAACGCCAAAGAGCGGCGGTCGCCATCATTGAAGGGTTGTTGTTCAGAGAAGAGGGCTACCACGAACTCGTGAGATATCTATCCAATGCCTTGAAACAGACGGAAGAGACGATCGAAGTCCTCGTATGGGATCCGCCGCGCGCATTGATGAACGCCGCTTTGCCAACTCTACTGCGACGATTGAATTCCAACTGGAAAGTCGTCGATAAGGATCCGCCAGTATTCGACAACTTCGTCGGAAACAATCCGCTGCCCGAGTTTGTCCCGGCCCAGTTGTTCGGGGACTTGAACTTGCCAGAAGTGACGCTGCGATCGCCGCCGCAGGATCTGAGATCGCTGGAACGCGTCGACGTGCTTCCGATCTTGCAAGCGATGCGTGAATTTGCACCGGGTCGAGTATCGCGTCGCTTTGGCGTTTTGAACTCACACGCGCGCCACTGGGTGCAACCGGGCGACCTTTCGATCGACGGCGACCAACCGCTTGAACTAGGCAACATCGTCAGTCGATACGACGAAATCGGATCATTTGATCGGTTTGATGCGAACGGCAACTCGCAATCGATACGATGCGTTCGTCCTCGGGAGATGCGACTGGTCGTTCCTGAACGACGCGTGGCGGACAGCACTAACGCGATGCTTTCTTGGAACACTCAAGTGTGCCCGCTGGTCCCCGGAACATCCGTTGATTTGCCGTCGCCATCACGTTGGTCTTCGGTTGTAACGGGAATGGAGCTCTTCGTCCACAACCTTAACAATCCCCTCGAGGTGCGTCGCTTTGCGACTCAGTCGAAGGCGACAATCAACTTCGACAATGGTCAGACAAATGAGACCACCCTCAGCTTCATTGCAGACCGCGGCGATGACACAGATTCCAATCAAGTCCCGGTGGGGATTGGCTTTGCTATTGACGTTGACGGACTGGTCGTTCGATTTGCTGTACCGGAGGATTTAGCGGGCCGACTGCTTCACAACCCGGCCATGCTTCGCTGTTTACGAGTATCGAAATTCCGAGATGCGGTCGCGGAAGATCCGACACTTGAACGCTTCGCAAGCTTCTTTGAACTACGCTGGTTGTCTCAGGTTTATCTCTCCGCTTTGGTGACATCCGCGATTGAACGAGACGTCACGCTACAGGAATCGTGGCAAGCGTCGTCCTCAGATTCAACTATCCTGAACTTCAACGAGGTTCTTGGTGTGATCTTCCAAAGTCTTGCCGTGTCTTCACAGAGTGACCAGGATGGTGAGCAAAGTGAATCACTTGATGACGTCCAGCAGCAACTGCAAAAAGACTTGGAGCAACTTCTAGAAGATCCGATCATCATCGACTCACTTCACGGCCATGCTCCCGTACTTTGGGAAACGCCGAACTCAGCTTGGACACCGTGGCTGACTCGGAAGTTCAAGACAACTTTGGGAGCGGCAATTCTTGACGGTATCCAACAAGTCTGCAGTGATCTGGATTCCAACGATCTTCTGCTCGACGTCGAACCTGGTCCGCGCCCAACCATCGCGGTTCCGAGAACAGGCGAGAGCGAAGAAGTCTGGATCACGGAGAAGACTGTCGGCGGTGGCGGAATCATTGAATCGTTCTTGATTCGCTATGGCGAAGATCCGCGACGATTCTTCGATCTTGTCGAAAACGCGTTGCGTCCATCCGACTACGAAATTGCCGACCAACAATTGACGATCCTGCTCGATTGGATGAACTCGCCCGACCAGGTCGAAGTAAAAGACAAGGTTTCGGCCTATCGAGTCGCGTCGACCGAAAATCATAGAGCCCACGCTGATGCCTTCGATGATCTTCGCAAAACTCTAGACAAGAAGGGACTGTTCACATGCCATGGTGTGATTGCTGCGATCGCCAATCGAATCCTGCGACCTGGCAGCAACGAAGACACCGATGCGTTGCTTCACAAGATGATCTCACGCTGGGGCACTCTTGAGGACAATTTGGACGTCGAGATTGATCCACGAATTATGGCGTACCTCGAATCGGCGAATGATTTGATCGATAACGTTATGCGAGACCCAAGCGACAATGCGATTGAGGCGAATCGTCGCCAGTGGCGCTTCAATACGCTGCTTAGCTTGCTTTGGCCGCGTGGCGGTGTATCTCGCAGCGCACGCCTCGTCGTCTATAACCCGT